One stretch of Thermodesulfobacteriota bacterium DNA includes these proteins:
- the cls gene encoding cardiolipin synthase, producing MNIFLDIGIIIIVLDLYAVFRAISRGHGVEGTLAWILAIFAFPGFGALSYLLFANPGIKSTTRRKRLTAETVRKAIMTRIGITAAGEPGSVLHLSSSLTGLLPTVGNSVDLLTENEQAFEQIEQVIEEAKHSIWAEYYLISNDETGHHFLELLAAQAGKGIEVRLLYDAVGSLRIDAERLSAIKTAGGKAESFLPVNPLKKRWSVHLRNHRKIIIVDGQTGFTGGMNVGNEYSGQKWRKKPAARFRDTHLALRGPAVSDLARIFSEDWTFATGEPLACPEPPVLSEHGTSVVSVVPSGPDQKYNASRLVYFTAITSARKHCYLSTPYFIPDEPTMQALISAAARGVDVRILVPEKSDVAIAGPATRSYYPRLVHAGVRIFEYRASMLHAKSLAVDGAWSVVGSANADIRSFRLNFELGVIVTDPMFTQRLEERFSQDFSLSREIRAGHLYQQGLAERLWQGTCRLLSPLL from the coding sequence TTGAATATCTTTTTAGACATCGGCATTATTATCATCGTACTGGATCTTTATGCCGTGTTCCGCGCGATTTCACGGGGCCATGGCGTAGAGGGAACGCTGGCCTGGATATTGGCGATATTTGCCTTTCCCGGATTCGGCGCCCTCTCATACCTCCTTTTCGCGAACCCCGGCATCAAATCCACGACGCGACGGAAACGCCTGACCGCGGAGACGGTGCGCAAAGCGATTATGACAAGAATCGGCATAACCGCTGCCGGAGAACCGGGGTCTGTTCTGCACCTGTCTTCATCGCTTACCGGCCTGCTGCCCACAGTCGGAAATTCGGTCGACCTGCTCACGGAGAACGAACAGGCCTTCGAACAGATCGAACAGGTGATAGAGGAGGCGAAACACTCCATCTGGGCTGAATATTACCTTATCAGCAATGATGAAACCGGCCACCACTTTCTGGAGCTGCTCGCCGCCCAGGCGGGAAAGGGTATCGAGGTGCGGCTGTTATACGACGCTGTCGGTTCGCTGCGCATCGATGCGGAGCGCCTGTCCGCAATCAAAACCGCCGGCGGAAAAGCCGAATCGTTCCTTCCCGTGAACCCATTGAAAAAAAGGTGGTCGGTACATTTGAGAAACCACCGGAAGATCATCATTGTGGACGGGCAGACCGGTTTTACCGGCGGAATGAATGTCGGCAACGAATACTCGGGACAAAAATGGCGAAAAAAACCCGCCGCCCGTTTCCGTGACACGCATCTGGCATTGCGGGGGCCGGCGGTGTCGGACTTGGCCCGGATTTTTTCCGAAGACTGGACCTTTGCCACCGGGGAGCCGCTGGCCTGCCCGGAGCCGCCGGTTTTAAGCGAACACGGCACATCCGTCGTATCAGTGGTGCCAAGCGGCCCCGACCAGAAATACAATGCCAGCCGCCTGGTTTACTTTACCGCCATCACCTCGGCGCGAAAGCACTGCTATCTTTCTACCCCTTATTTCATACCGGACGAGCCGACCATGCAGGCGCTCATCAGCGCCGCGGCAAGGGGAGTCGATGTCCGGATCCTCGTTCCGGAAAAAAGCGATGTCGCCATTGCCGGGCCGGCTACCCGCTCCTACTACCCCAGACTGGTTCACGCCGGTGTCCGCATATTCGAATACCGGGCGTCCATGCTTCATGCCAAGTCATTGGCCGTTGACGGCGCCTGGAGCGTTGTCGGCTCGGCCAATGCGGATATCAGGAGTTTCCGGCTCAACTTCGAGCTCGGGGTCATCGTGACCGACCCCATGTTCACGCAACGCCTCGAGGAGAGGTTTTCTCAGGATTTCAGCCTGAGCCGGGAAATCAGGGCCGGGCATCTCTATCAACAGGGTCTGGCGGAACGTTTATGGCAAGGGACATGCCGTCTGTTGTCACCGCTCCTGTGA